One region of Culex pipiens pallens isolate TS chromosome 2, TS_CPP_V2, whole genome shotgun sequence genomic DNA includes:
- the LOC120420883 gene encoding angiopoietin-related protein 1-like, producing the protein MTQVALATVVVLIASVHCSYGQNLTDELTRATNFLIPASCADPPLKQLFTGVHEIQPSPGFGSKIEVLCDQKYDKGGWIVIQNRLDGSVYFEREWAEYKSGFGNLKGEFWLGLDKIHEITYSKKYELVILLTDWSDTVKYAKYGEFRMAGEAEFYAIKKLGTFSGDTDDAMLMIEGTKFSTVDKINELMGEGTCTTSNKGGWWYIDMTCGDSNLNGLYQNGGTGGTDLEVNFWAPIQGTDYGLKATRMMIRPKK; encoded by the exons ATGACTCAAGTAGCTTTAGCGACAGTCGTTGTTCTAATCGCATCAGTCCACTGTTCTTATGGGCAGAATCT GACTGACGAGCTTACTCGCGCTACCAACTTCCTTATTCCTGCGTCCTGCGCTGATCCTCCGTTGAAGCAGCTTTTCACTGGAGTGCACGAGATTCAACCATCGCCCGGATTCGGCTCAAAGATCGAAGTGTTGTGCGATCAGAAGTACGACAAGGGAGGTTGGATCGTGATCCAGAACCGTTTGGACGGATCGGTTTACTTCGAGCGAGAATGGGCCGAGTACAAGAGTGGATTTGGCAACTTGAAGGGAGAGTTCTGGCTGGGACTGGATAAGATCCACGAGATTACCTACTCGAAGAAGTACGAGCTGGTTATCCTGCTGACGGATTGGAGTGACACCGTTAAATATGCCAAGTACGGAGAGTTCAGGATGGCTGGTGAAGCGGAGTTCTATGCTATCAAGAAGCTGGGCACCTTCAGCGGCGATACTGATGATGCGATGTTGATGATCGAGGGAACAAAGTTTAGTACTGTTGACAAAATCAACGAACTAATGGGTGAGGGCACGTGCACTACATCAAACAAGGGTGGATGGTGGTACATCGATATGACCTGCGGTGACAGCAATCTGAACGGTCTGTACCAAAATGGTGGCACTGGTGGAACTGATTTGGAAGTGAACTTCTGGGCGCCGATCCAGGGTACAGACTACGGACTCAAGGCGACTAGAATGATGATTCGTCCGAAGAAATAA